In Fibrobacterota bacterium, a genomic segment contains:
- the hemE gene encoding uroporphyrinogen decarboxylase, whose amino-acid sequence MPEASPAPAGQGLKNRSLLDAALGRMPARPPVWIMRQAGRYLADYRRVRAGFPSFMDFCRAPEQVAEVTLQPFDQVGVDAAILFSDILVLLPPMGLQVEFQEHKGPVIANPLRDDAAIRALPEGDLNSSLAYVFEGIRLSKKALANRGPLIGFAGGPFTVASYMVEGGSSKELARLKALLFSRPEVFAILMGKLASVTSAYLREQARQGADVLTIMDSWAGYLGPDEYRDHVLPHTRRLIAEVKAAHPGVPVIHYANGAPHLLPHFVSLGADVVGLDWRVNLSDAVKAYPKQVFQGNLDPCTLYAPPEIIRAKVKAMKAQVAGRPHIFNLGHGILPDINPDHARAFVDAVHEA is encoded by the coding sequence ATGCCCGAAGCTTCCCCCGCCCCCGCCGGCCAAGGACTGAAGAACCGCTCCCTGCTCGATGCCGCCCTGGGCCGTATGCCGGCGCGGCCTCCCGTGTGGATCATGCGCCAGGCCGGCCGCTACCTGGCCGACTATCGGCGCGTGCGCGCCGGCTTCCCGTCGTTCATGGATTTCTGCCGCGCGCCGGAACAGGTGGCGGAAGTGACCTTGCAACCCTTCGATCAAGTCGGCGTGGATGCGGCCATCCTCTTCTCGGATATCCTGGTCTTGCTTCCCCCTATGGGATTGCAGGTCGAGTTCCAAGAGCACAAGGGGCCGGTCATCGCCAACCCCCTGCGCGATGACGCGGCCATACGCGCGCTTCCCGAAGGCGATCTCAACTCCAGCCTGGCTTACGTTTTCGAAGGCATCCGCCTGTCGAAAAAGGCCCTGGCGAATCGCGGCCCCTTGATCGGCTTCGCCGGCGGCCCCTTCACGGTGGCTTCCTACATGGTGGAGGGCGGATCGTCGAAGGAATTGGCCAGGCTCAAGGCTCTGCTCTTTTCGAGGCCGGAAGTATTCGCGATCTTGATGGGCAAGCTTGCCTCGGTGACTTCGGCCTATTTGCGGGAACAGGCCAGGCAGGGCGCCGACGTGCTGACCATCATGGATTCCTGGGCGGGCTATCTGGGTCCGGACGAGTATCGCGATCACGTGCTTCCGCATACGCGCCGCCTCATTGCCGAGGTGAAGGCCGCGCATCCGGGCGTCCCCGTAATCCATTACGCCAACGGGGCGCCGCACCTGCTGCCGCATTTCGTCTCCCTGGGCGCCGACGTGGTGGGACTGGATTGGAGGGTGAACCTGTCGGATGCCGTGAAGGCCTATCCGAAGCAAGTGTTCCAAGGGAACCTGGATCCCTGCACCCTATACGCGCCTCCGGAAATCATCCGCGCGAAGGTGAAAGCGATGAAAGCGCAAGTTGCCGGCCGCCCGCACATTTTCAATCTGGGCCACGGGATATTGCCGGACATCAATCCTGATCACGCGCGCGCCTTCGTGGACGCGGTCCACGAAGCTTAA
- a CDS encoding 50S ribosomal protein L11 methyltransferase — protein MPLWHDLAGSGGALDSYWWLTFRAGADRLELDQDGLFETGATGVEEVEEGGPHPEGILLKGFFGSAAELAAARDRFSDRPGLASGEASIEDWDRSWRDRQTPVPVTEALTVIPPWIEAPPGARHIIRLEAKMAFGTGSHESTRIAALLLEKADMRGASVLDIGTGTGILALYAAQLGASEVIALDIDPVVGPCLDENLVLNPPPPGCRFRTLIGETGALSPQARFGVVICNMIRTELWPFREELRTRLAPKGSKSLAGPGIFVVSGQRLEDKRHFLEWRETSPFRIVQETEMDGWWGFSACVE, from the coding sequence TTGCCCCTCTGGCACGATTTGGCAGGGTCGGGAGGCGCTTTGGATTCCTATTGGTGGCTGACGTTTCGCGCTGGGGCGGACCGCCTGGAACTCGATCAGGACGGCTTATTCGAGACCGGAGCCACGGGCGTGGAGGAAGTGGAGGAAGGGGGCCCGCATCCGGAGGGCATCCTGCTGAAGGGCTTTTTCGGATCGGCCGCGGAACTGGCCGCGGCCCGCGATCGATTCTCGGATCGGCCCGGGCTGGCCTCCGGCGAAGCCAGCATCGAGGATTGGGATCGCAGTTGGCGGGATCGGCAAACGCCAGTACCGGTGACCGAAGCCCTGACGGTCATCCCGCCTTGGATCGAAGCCCCGCCGGGAGCCCGGCATATCATCCGCCTGGAAGCAAAGATGGCCTTCGGGACGGGCTCCCACGAATCCACCCGCATCGCCGCCTTGCTGCTGGAGAAGGCCGATATGCGAGGGGCCTCCGTGCTGGATATCGGCACCGGGACCGGCATCCTGGCCCTTTACGCGGCCCAATTAGGGGCTTCCGAAGTCATCGCCCTCGATATCGATCCCGTGGTGGGCCCCTGCCTGGACGAGAATCTGGTCCTCAATCCGCCTCCCCCGGGATGCCGCTTCCGCACTCTTATCGGCGAAACCGGAGCGCTCTCGCCGCAGGCCCGCTTCGGCGTCGTGATCTGCAATATGATCCGCACCGAGCTGTGGCCATTCCGAGAGGAACTGCGCACGCGCCTGGCCCCCAAGGGCTCCAAGTCCCTGGCCGGTCCCGGGATCTTCGTGGTCTCCGGGCAGCGCTTGGAAGACAAGCGCCACTTCCTGGAATGGCGGGAAACTTCGCCTTTCCGGATCGTCCAGGAAACCGAAATGGACGGATGGTGGGGCTTCTCCGCTTGCGTGGAATGA
- a CDS encoding polyprenyl synthetase family protein: protein MSESITAPASYEQVLMDARACVAEALDQVHTVMLEVAEHAPGKLSGQLNSLLVRKGKRIRSTFLFLLASCGKNGLSERAVRAAAAIELIHLASLVHDDIIDDSDLRRNEKTAHKRWGNRMAVLLGDYTLAKSMEMVWSDRDHRIPLSLSKASSRLIMAEVMEVEGAGNADLSLEQYFAVIEGKTAALLMACGECGAVLAGFDEAMVRQGLELGRNFGMAFQIIDDLLDFGYGAENLDKRTFSDLKNGYFTLPLILFFESCTPAERQRMLGLLANAGSEAGQAEIKNLLQAHSAFQKARDIAIDKVNACMPFLESLPDTPAAGHLKRVCRLMTERSL from the coding sequence GTGAGCGAGTCCATCACCGCGCCGGCATCCTACGAGCAAGTGCTCATGGATGCCCGCGCCTGCGTGGCCGAAGCCCTGGATCAGGTCCATACGGTCATGCTGGAAGTGGCCGAGCATGCTCCCGGCAAGCTTTCCGGCCAATTGAATTCCCTGCTGGTGCGGAAAGGCAAACGCATCCGCTCCACGTTCCTCTTCTTGTTGGCTTCGTGCGGCAAGAACGGGCTTTCGGAAAGGGCGGTGCGGGCGGCCGCGGCCATCGAACTCATCCACCTGGCATCCCTGGTCCACGACGACATCATCGACGACAGCGACTTGCGCCGCAACGAGAAGACCGCCCATAAACGCTGGGGCAACCGCATGGCGGTGCTCTTGGGCGACTATACCTTGGCCAAGTCGATGGAGATGGTGTGGAGCGATCGCGATCATCGCATTCCCTTGAGCCTTTCCAAGGCCTCCAGCCGTTTGATCATGGCCGAGGTGATGGAAGTGGAAGGCGCCGGCAACGCCGATCTCTCGCTGGAACAATACTTCGCCGTCATCGAAGGGAAGACGGCGGCTTTGCTGATGGCGTGCGGGGAATGCGGCGCCGTCCTGGCCGGATTCGACGAGGCCATGGTGCGGCAGGGTCTGGAATTGGGCCGCAACTTCGGGATGGCTTTCCAGATCATCGACGACTTGCTCGATTTCGGGTACGGGGCCGAGAACCTGGATAAGCGGACCTTCTCGGATTTGAAGAACGGTTATTTCACGCTTCCCCTGATCCTTTTCTTCGAGTCGTGCACGCCGGCGGAACGCCAACGCATGTTGGGCCTGCTCGCGAACGCCGGTTCGGAAGCCGGGCAGGCGGAGATCAAAAACCTGCTGCAAGCGCATTCGGCGTTCCAGAAGGCGCGCGATATCGCCATCGATAAAGTCAACGCCTGCATGCCGTTCCTCGAAAGCCTTCCGGACACGCCGGCGGCGGGCCATCTCAAGCGGGTGTGCCGACTGATGACCGAACGCTCCCTCTAG
- the mltG gene encoding endolytic transglycosylase MltG, with product MAKKTKKGFSLSGAAALLLLIAAAAGSIVWVLTAKSVAKPAAETGLEADPGTGDVLYEVPPKASLAALSQDLQQKGLIPNAQVFRLFLRFSRQDKKIRAGYFYVRPSNSALEMTWKLTSGKMATQVVTIPEGKASWEIYSILKAKFPLDSLKFDSLVHSAEFARACGLHSPDLEGFLFPETYVLPWRVTERDVLKVMAKRFVAVEKEFDVATPVYQKYGQRGWVTLASIVEKEAAVPQEQEPIAGVFWNRLNQGWSLGADPTVRFAVRKPTGPLLVSDLNCDSPYNTRKFTGLPPGPICNPGRGALRAALRPLNTDKMYFVAKDDGSREHFFSVDNSDHMHFKDVAAANRVKRGMEKPKGGKTKTVRKAEAR from the coding sequence ATGGCGAAAAAAACCAAAAAGGGATTCTCTCTTTCCGGCGCGGCGGCGTTGCTCTTGCTGATCGCGGCGGCGGCCGGTTCCATCGTATGGGTGCTGACCGCCAAGTCGGTGGCCAAGCCGGCGGCGGAGACCGGGCTGGAGGCCGATCCGGGCACCGGGGACGTGCTCTACGAAGTCCCTCCCAAGGCCTCCCTGGCGGCCCTTTCGCAAGACCTGCAGCAGAAAGGGCTCATCCCCAACGCCCAGGTATTCCGGTTGTTCCTGCGCTTTTCGCGGCAGGATAAGAAGATCCGCGCGGGCTACTTCTACGTGCGCCCGTCCAATTCGGCATTGGAAATGACCTGGAAACTGACCAGCGGAAAGATGGCCACCCAGGTGGTGACCATCCCCGAAGGCAAGGCCTCCTGGGAGATCTACTCCATCCTCAAGGCAAAGTTCCCGCTGGACAGCCTTAAGTTCGATTCCTTGGTGCATTCGGCCGAGTTCGCCCGGGCCTGCGGCCTCCATTCGCCGGATCTGGAAGGCTTCCTCTTTCCCGAAACCTACGTGTTACCCTGGCGCGTGACCGAGAGGGACGTGCTGAAGGTGATGGCGAAGCGGTTCGTGGCGGTGGAAAAGGAGTTCGACGTGGCGACTCCCGTCTACCAGAAATACGGGCAACGCGGCTGGGTGACCCTCGCTTCTATCGTGGAAAAAGAAGCCGCCGTGCCCCAGGAGCAGGAACCCATCGCGGGAGTGTTCTGGAACCGGTTGAACCAGGGCTGGAGCCTTGGCGCCGATCCCACCGTGCGTTTCGCGGTGCGGAAACCCACCGGCCCTTTGTTGGTCTCGGACCTTAACTGCGATTCGCCGTACAACACCCGCAAGTTCACGGGGCTTCCGCCCGGCCCCATCTGCAATCCCGGCCGGGGCGCTTTACGGGCCGCCCTGCGGCCGTTGAATACCGACAAGATGTACTTCGTCGCCAAGGACGACGGGTCGCGCGAGCACTTTTTCTCGGTGGATAATTCCGACCACATGCATTTCAAGGACGTGGCGGCGGCCAATCGCGTGAAGCGCGGGATGGAGAAGCCGAAGGGCGGGAAGACGAAGACCGTCCGGAAGGCGGAGGCCAGGTAG
- a CDS encoding glycosyltransferase family 9 protein, which translates to MSDCNPVRSNAKVRRVERAVLPWILRWLRPRPGATRPVEPTGPHRILVCKWCCLGDAVVSLYAVREFRRRYPGIIIDVLVSARIAAIYRHAPEIDQVYELPITGRRLAFELMSPRLWGRLLRLLGILRGNGYAQFVDLELYRGTGPILKRLLRIPFSRGFQVEGAFPKYHDFEVPVPRHMPEWQCFYRVLGMDFPASEPDPLYPRAHAPGPRARIGIVYGSSFNWPQKKWPWERFAELILLLAGEGKVCVLFGARGEEPEAARILAAANGMAEDTTGLLDYESLLTAVSACDLVVGNDTGTLHVAAACGVPTVTLFGPTDPRKWNPIGSTPVFLANLPCRPCYYLGSMPPCSHFSCLRQMDTAVVAEAVRGKLAGRKPVRASVPAVEDPRARSA; encoded by the coding sequence ATGAGCGATTGCAATCCCGTGCGGAGCAACGCCAAGGTTCGCAGGGTGGAACGGGCCGTATTGCCCTGGATCCTCCGCTGGCTGAGGCCCCGTCCCGGCGCGACCCGGCCCGTAGAACCGACCGGCCCCCATCGAATCCTGGTTTGCAAATGGTGCTGCCTGGGCGACGCCGTGGTCTCCTTGTATGCGGTGCGCGAGTTCAGGCGCCGCTACCCCGGAATCATCATCGATGTTCTGGTCTCCGCGCGCATCGCGGCCATTTACCGCCATGCCCCCGAGATCGATCAAGTGTACGAGCTCCCGATCACGGGACGACGTCTCGCCTTCGAGTTGATGTCCCCCCGGTTATGGGGCCGACTGCTCCGGCTTCTGGGTATCCTGCGCGGCAACGGCTATGCGCAATTCGTGGACCTGGAGTTGTATCGCGGCACGGGCCCGATCCTGAAGCGTTTGCTGCGAATCCCCTTCTCGCGCGGATTCCAGGTGGAGGGCGCTTTCCCTAAGTATCATGATTTCGAAGTCCCGGTGCCGCGGCATATGCCCGAATGGCAGTGCTTTTACCGGGTCCTGGGCATGGACTTTCCCGCATCCGAACCGGATCCTCTCTACCCGCGGGCCCATGCCCCCGGGCCGCGCGCGCGCATCGGCATCGTCTACGGGTCCTCCTTCAATTGGCCGCAAAAGAAATGGCCCTGGGAACGTTTCGCCGAACTCATCCTCCTGCTGGCGGGGGAGGGAAAGGTCTGCGTGCTATTCGGCGCGCGCGGGGAAGAGCCCGAGGCCGCCCGCATCCTGGCGGCCGCGAACGGGATGGCGGAGGATACGACCGGCCTGTTGGATTATGAGTCCCTGCTGACGGCGGTATCCGCATGCGATCTGGTAGTGGGCAACGACACGGGTACCCTGCACGTGGCGGCCGCCTGCGGAGTGCCTACCGTAACCCTTTTCGGCCCGACCGACCCCCGCAAATGGAACCCCATCGGATCGACTCCGGTTTTCCTGGCGAACTTGCCTTGCCGTCCCTGCTACTACTTGGGATCTATGCCCCCGTGCTCGCACTTTTCCTGCCTGCGGCAGATGGACACCGCCGTGGTGGCGGAAGCCGTGCGCGGCAAACTGGCGGGCCGTAAACCCGTCCGGGCTTCCGTGCCAGCGGTCGAGGATCCGCGTGCCCGGAGCGCGTGA
- a CDS encoding glycosyltransferase has protein sequence MPERRLAVIGHPLAAEENRLAFHGWRAHQVDLIVPHIWRARSLGHAYRAPVATQAAGDRPALHVLPVIASGRNSFFLWVGLGALLARLKPDAIYCWEEPWCLATRQVASRARALGIPFAFYSAENRPKALPWPFPALLKKTFAEARGCIVPTAAIAARARAWGYPGPLSVVPLWIRARKAMKADPGSRRIAYLGRLIPLKRVDLIVEALVRLPGFSLRIVGDGPERRRLEALARERGLSGRVEFPGHVANAELERALAGCSLLVLPTGENARQAEQFGKAALEGVTFGLPVLASTGGNLADLAVDFPTIAARDLDTPEALAQAVREIFADYPAADRLEAAKARAETGYGPAAAAQGLEKALSAMLGGRP, from the coding sequence TTGCCTGAGCGCCGCCTCGCCGTGATCGGACATCCCCTCGCCGCCGAAGAGAACCGGCTGGCATTCCACGGCTGGCGCGCCCATCAGGTGGATCTGATCGTGCCGCATATCTGGCGCGCCCGCAGCCTGGGCCATGCCTATCGCGCTCCCGTTGCGACCCAAGCCGCCGGCGACCGTCCCGCCTTGCACGTCCTCCCCGTGATCGCCTCCGGCCGCAATTCGTTTTTCCTTTGGGTAGGCTTAGGCGCGTTGCTCGCGCGCCTTAAGCCCGACGCCATCTACTGCTGGGAAGAACCTTGGTGCCTGGCCACGCGCCAGGTGGCGTCGCGCGCGCGCGCGCTGGGCATTCCCTTCGCGTTCTATAGCGCCGAGAACCGGCCCAAAGCCTTGCCCTGGCCCTTCCCGGCCTTGCTGAAGAAAACCTTCGCGGAAGCACGGGGTTGTATCGTTCCCACCGCCGCCATCGCCGCGCGCGCGCGCGCCTGGGGTTATCCGGGGCCCCTATCCGTCGTCCCCTTATGGATCCGGGCGCGCAAAGCCATGAAAGCCGATCCCGGATCGCGTCGTATCGCCTACCTCGGCCGGCTCATCCCGCTTAAGCGCGTCGACTTGATCGTGGAAGCCCTGGTCCGCTTGCCGGGATTCTCCCTGCGCATCGTGGGCGACGGCCCGGAACGGAGGCGCTTGGAGGCTTTGGCGCGGGAGCGGGGCCTGTCGGGCCGCGTGGAATTTCCGGGGCATGTCGCGAACGCGGAACTAGAGCGGGCCCTCGCCGGGTGTTCCCTCCTCGTATTGCCCACGGGCGAGAACGCGCGGCAAGCCGAGCAATTCGGCAAGGCCGCGCTCGAAGGCGTAACCTTCGGGTTACCCGTGCTGGCGAGCACGGGCGGCAATCTGGCCGACCTGGCCGTGGACTTCCCCACCATCGCGGCCCGCGATCTGGATACCCCCGAAGCCCTGGCCCAAGCCGTGCGCGAAATCTTCGCGGACTACCCCGCGGCGGACCGGCTGGAGGCGGCGAAGGCCCGGGCGGAAACCGGGTACGGTCCCGCCGCCGCGGCCCAGGGCTTGGAAAAGGCCCTTTCCGCCATGCTGGGCGGCCGACCATGA
- a CDS encoding glycosyltransferase family 4 protein, whose protein sequence is MKVLFLHRDLPPDSYTGVAVQVHRLANALSDLGHAVSVYTHSALPADARYAVLPIRLPGLRRALRWAPFLKRLWYPLWYRRLPTDGFDVVHVHGDGGFLRYRGNFVRTFYGTAALEYRHAAGLKGKLAQGLSYWMERREARRCRLTVGISPHVAAHLPGIDRVIPCMLPAPPDSAAAGKTAFPSLVYLGSRKSRKRGGLALEIWRGLREKMPGLRLTYVGPRAEVDDLKGRDEYHGIDFRARISQAELLDLYRESWLYLCLSSYEGFGVGIIEAMACSCLVVTTPHPGSEFLVKDGETGVIAPPEKAASLIAGLLENEGARREIAKRAREFARRFAPAVVASAYLDLYRLAKARAQKNPAVPKAAAAHGGRA, encoded by the coding sequence ATGAAGGTGCTCTTCCTGCATCGCGATCTTCCGCCGGATTCCTATACCGGCGTCGCCGTGCAGGTGCATCGCCTGGCCAATGCCTTATCCGATCTCGGCCATGCGGTTTCCGTCTATACCCATTCCGCCCTCCCTGCCGATGCGCGCTATGCCGTCCTGCCCATCCGCTTGCCCGGCCTCCGCCGGGCCTTGCGCTGGGCCCCCTTCCTTAAGCGCTTGTGGTACCCGCTTTGGTACCGCCGCCTGCCCACGGACGGATTCGACGTGGTGCACGTGCACGGGGACGGCGGCTTCCTGCGCTATCGCGGCAATTTCGTGCGCACTTTCTACGGGACCGCCGCGCTCGAGTACCGGCATGCCGCCGGCCTCAAGGGCAAGCTGGCGCAAGGCCTGTCGTATTGGATGGAACGCCGGGAAGCGAGACGCTGCCGGCTCACCGTGGGCATCTCCCCGCACGTGGCCGCCCATCTCCCCGGAATCGACCGCGTCATCCCCTGCATGCTGCCCGCGCCACCGGATTCCGCGGCGGCGGGCAAGACGGCATTTCCCAGCCTGGTCTATCTGGGTTCGCGCAAGTCCCGTAAGCGCGGCGGCCTGGCGCTGGAGATCTGGCGCGGGCTGCGGGAGAAGATGCCCGGCTTGCGCCTGACTTACGTCGGACCGCGCGCGGAAGTGGATGATTTAAAGGGACGCGACGAATATCACGGAATCGATTTCCGCGCGCGGATTTCCCAAGCGGAATTGCTCGACCTGTACCGGGAAAGCTGGCTCTACCTTTGCCTCTCCAGCTACGAGGGCTTCGGGGTAGGGATCATCGAGGCCATGGCCTGCTCGTGCCTGGTGGTGACTACTCCCCACCCCGGCAGCGAATTCCTGGTGAAGGACGGCGAAACCGGCGTGATCGCGCCGCCGGAAAAGGCCGCTTCCCTGATCGCGGGCCTTCTCGAAAACGAGGGCGCGCGGCGGGAAATCGCCAAGCGGGCCAGGGAATTCGCGCGCCGCTTCGCCCCGGCGGTGGTAGCATCCGCCTATCTCGACCTGTACCGGTTGGCCAAGGCTCGCGCCCAGAAAAACCCGGCGGTCCCGAAAGCGGCGGCCGCGCATGGGGGCAGGGCATGA